The Longimicrobiaceae bacterium genome contains a region encoding:
- a CDS encoding DUF1501 domain-containing protein — protein sequence MSLLEEARYAELEFITRRHFLRTCASGMGSMALASLFGCGGGVDGGAIVSSGGLQPHFPPRVKHVIFLHMAGAPSQLELFDYKPELIKLHNQPCPESLLEGKRFAFIEGVPNMLGPQAEFAPRGESGLTVSNLLPNFHRVVDRVTLLKAMYTDEFNHAPAQLLMHTGGPRPGRPSIGAWATWGLGSENENLPGYIVLLSGGKQPDAGRSVFGSGFLPTVYQGVQCRTGPEPVLYVGDPDGTTRDIRRRAVDAINEINRRQYEEIGDPETLTRIAQFEMAFRMQVSVPDVMDISDEPEWVHEMYGSVPGQSSFANNCLLARRLVEKGVRFVQLFDWGWDAHGAAESEALNAGFLRKCKEIDKPVAALLEDLDQRGLLDETLVVWGGEFGRTPMQENRGGKTNPFLGRDHHSEAFTMWVAGGGIKRGFSYGETDEIGYSGVSGRVHVHDLQATILHQLGFDHERLTYRFQGRPMRLTDVGGRVVREILA from the coding sequence ATGAGCCTGCTCGAGGAAGCCCGCTACGCGGAGTTGGAGTTCATCACCCGGCGCCACTTCCTGCGCACGTGCGCGAGCGGTATGGGGAGTATGGCGCTGGCCTCCCTCTTCGGGTGCGGGGGCGGGGTCGACGGCGGGGCAATCGTGAGCTCGGGAGGGCTGCAGCCGCATTTCCCGCCCCGTGTGAAACACGTCATCTTCCTGCACATGGCCGGGGCCCCCTCCCAACTCGAGCTCTTCGACTACAAACCCGAGCTGATCAAGCTGCACAATCAGCCGTGTCCGGAATCGCTGCTCGAAGGGAAGCGCTTCGCCTTCATCGAGGGCGTCCCGAACATGCTCGGACCCCAGGCGGAGTTCGCCCCGCGTGGCGAGTCCGGTCTGACCGTGTCCAACCTGCTCCCCAATTTCCATCGGGTGGTGGACCGCGTTACGCTGTTGAAGGCGATGTACACGGACGAGTTCAACCACGCCCCCGCCCAGCTGCTGATGCACACGGGTGGGCCGCGCCCCGGGCGTCCGAGCATCGGAGCGTGGGCTACCTGGGGGCTGGGCTCGGAGAACGAGAATCTACCCGGCTACATCGTTCTGCTCAGTGGAGGCAAGCAGCCCGATGCGGGGCGCAGTGTATTCGGGAGTGGCTTCCTGCCGACCGTCTACCAGGGCGTCCAGTGTCGCACCGGTCCGGAGCCCGTTCTCTACGTGGGTGACCCGGACGGCACCACCCGGGACATCCGGCGCCGCGCCGTCGACGCCATCAACGAGATCAATCGCCGGCAGTACGAGGAGATCGGGGATCCGGAGACGCTCACCCGCATCGCCCAGTTCGAGATGGCGTTCCGCATGCAGGTCTCGGTGCCAGATGTGATGGACATCAGTGACGAGCCCGAGTGGGTGCACGAGATGTACGGCTCCGTGCCCGGACAATCGAGCTTTGCCAACAACTGCCTGCTGGCGCGGCGCCTGGTGGAGAAGGGGGTGCGCTTCGTCCAGCTCTTCGACTGGGGCTGGGACGCCCACGGCGCGGCGGAGAGCGAGGCGCTGAACGCCGGCTTTCTGCGGAAGTGCAAGGAGATCGACAAGCCCGTTGCGGCGCTCCTGGAAGACCTCGACCAACGCGGGCTGCTCGACGAGACGTTGGTGGTGTGGGGCGGGGAGTTCGGACGCACGCCGATGCAGGAGAACCGCGGAGGGAAGACCAACCCGTTCCTCGGACGCGATCACCACAGCGAGGCCTTCACCATGTGGGTCGCGGGCGGGGGGATCAAGCGGGGGTTCAGCTACGGGGAGACCGATGAGATCGGCTACTCGGGCGTCTCCGGGCGGGTGCACGTGCACGATCTGCAGGCGACCATCCTCCATCAGCTCGGGTTCGACCACGAGCGTCTCACCTACCGTTTCCAGGGGCGGCCGATGCGGCTCACTGACGTCGGCGGCCGGGTAGTGCGCGAGATCCTGGCGTGA
- a CDS encoding c-type cytochrome domain-containing protein — translation MNQSFNWAGRAREHATALSCAAVLGAVVLGALWLASGAEDSPSELQLFLGRLHPLIVHLPIGFLLLTVLLEGLGTIRRFAALREAVPLALFVTTLSAVGAVLAGVLLGSSGGYAGALVGWHERLGISLAVLVALASALRYVWKQGGARWLRHAYTASLGVAVALLLATGHLGGTLTRGPEYLTEYLPAPLEPVAALFEVERESVAPAFVYPDEAVVYEHLVAPVLQARCVSCHGPDKQKGDLRLDSPEGILAGGSSGPVIVPGRAAESRMIQRVWLPPEHEDVMPPRGRPPLSAAEAELLRWWVDRGASFDQVVGRETPPPGVLAIIEQVAGPPEERIPAVLHTKVPAPDSAALAAAGEHWQIRPLAQGSNFLRAGCRAMECNGDHLRALTPLAQQLAELDLSGAAVDDDDLQTIGQFQHLVRLSLDRTAVTDAGLGALSGLRHLEYLNLYGTAVTDAGLAALEPLASLRSLYLWQTGATEQGAARLAERLPRIQVSLGRTPGQADGTPEQAGTTSQEAGTTTELAGS, via the coding sequence GTGAATCAAAGCTTCAACTGGGCGGGGCGTGCACGCGAGCACGCCACCGCCCTGTCGTGCGCCGCGGTGCTCGGCGCGGTGGTGCTCGGCGCCCTCTGGCTGGCGTCCGGGGCGGAGGACAGCCCCTCCGAGCTGCAACTCTTCCTGGGGCGGCTGCACCCGCTGATCGTGCACCTTCCCATCGGCTTCCTCCTGCTCACCGTGCTGTTGGAGGGGCTGGGGACCATCCGTCGTTTCGCCGCGCTGCGCGAAGCGGTGCCCCTCGCGCTGTTCGTGACCACGCTGAGCGCGGTGGGGGCGGTGTTGGCGGGGGTGCTGCTGGGAAGCAGCGGCGGCTACGCCGGGGCGCTGGTCGGCTGGCACGAACGGCTGGGGATCTCGCTTGCGGTGCTGGTCGCTCTTGCGTCTGCCCTGCGTTACGTCTGGAAGCAGGGCGGAGCGAGATGGCTCCGCCACGCCTACACCGCATCCCTCGGCGTCGCGGTGGCTCTGCTGCTGGCGACCGGGCACCTGGGCGGCACCCTCACCCGCGGACCCGAGTACCTCACCGAATACCTCCCGGCCCCGCTGGAACCGGTGGCCGCCTTGTTCGAGGTGGAGCGTGAGTCGGTCGCACCGGCCTTTGTCTATCCAGACGAGGCGGTGGTGTACGAGCACCTCGTTGCGCCGGTGCTGCAGGCGCGCTGCGTCTCGTGCCACGGGCCGGACAAACAGAAGGGTGACCTGCGGCTCGATTCGCCCGAAGGAATCCTGGCGGGGGGGAGCTCCGGCCCGGTGATCGTTCCGGGGCGCGCGGCGGAGAGCCGGATGATCCAGCGTGTCTGGCTTCCGCCGGAGCACGAGGATGTCATGCCGCCGCGGGGACGCCCGCCTCTGAGCGCCGCTGAGGCGGAGCTGCTGCGCTGGTGGGTGGACCGCGGAGCCTCCTTCGACCAGGTCGTCGGGCGAGAGACGCCGCCGCCCGGGGTTCTCGCCATCATCGAGCAGGTGGCCGGCCCCCCGGAGGAGCGGATTCCGGCCGTCCTGCACACGAAAGTCCCCGCGCCGGACAGTGCGGCGCTGGCGGCCGCGGGCGAGCACTGGCAGATCCGTCCGCTCGCGCAGGGCTCCAACTTCCTGCGCGCCGGGTGCCGCGCCATGGAGTGCAACGGCGACCACCTGCGCGCGTTAACGCCGCTCGCTCAGCAGCTCGCCGAGCTGGACCTGAGCGGCGCGGCGGTGGACGACGACGATCTCCAGACGATCGGCCAGTTCCAGCACCTCGTCCGCCTCTCGCTCGATCGCACCGCAGTGACGGACGCCGGGCTGGGCGCCCTCTCCGGGCTGCGCCACCTGGAGTACCTCAACCTGTACGGCACGGCGGTCACCGACGCCGGCCTGGCGGCACTGGAGCCGCTCGCCAGCCTGCGATCCCTCTACCTCTGGCAGACCGGGGCGACCGAGCAGGGCGCCGCCCGCCTGGCCGAGCGCCTCCCGCGCATCCAGGTGAGCCTAGGCAGGACGCCTGGGCAGGCCGACGGCACGCCTGAACAGGCGGGAACCACGAGTCAGGAGGCTGGAACGACGACTGAGCTGGCTGGAAGCTGA
- a CDS encoding sulfatase, whose translation MSRSKTRRLWPIALAHLLAAIPPTLAAQEPGSAGQIPRPNIIVILTDDQGYGDLSSYGHPTLRTPNIDRMAEEGIRFTSFYATTSVCTPSRAALLTGRYPVRTGLVRVLGPGAEMGLPDSELTLAEALREQGYRTAMIGKWHLGDRPEFNPLRHGFDEFFGVPYSHDFRPPFVADAPPEGVPLLRGYDIVERPVDFPNMTQRFTAEAIRFIRESGGRPFFLYFAHPMPHLPVEPSEDFRGRSRAGRYGDVVEEIDWSVGEILRTLKELGIEQRTIVVYTSDNGPWQNQPPRMLQDGQRPWDVGSAGPLRGAKGSTWEGGVRVPGIVWWPGTIPAGQVSADIVTNMDLFPTLLRLAGGELPEGHRLDGVDILPVLEGQGPSPRQELFYFLGPELQAVRVGRWKLRVVPPASQAGQVSAAPQQTSAVPELYDLEVDPSERYNMAAEHPDIVSRLMRRMEEFGKEVGS comes from the coding sequence ATGTCTCGAAGCAAAACCCGTCGACTCTGGCCTATCGCACTGGCGCACCTGCTGGCCGCCATCCCGCCGACGCTGGCCGCCCAGGAGCCCGGCAGTGCAGGGCAAATCCCCCGGCCCAACATCATCGTCATCCTGACCGACGACCAGGGATACGGGGACCTCTCCTCCTACGGTCATCCGACGCTGCGCACGCCAAACATTGACCGGATGGCGGAGGAGGGAATTCGCTTCACTTCGTTCTACGCCACCACGTCGGTGTGCACTCCATCGCGGGCGGCGCTGCTGACCGGGCGTTATCCAGTTCGCACGGGGCTGGTGCGGGTGCTGGGGCCCGGGGCCGAGATGGGGCTGCCCGACAGCGAGCTCACCCTGGCCGAGGCGTTGCGGGAGCAGGGCTATCGCACCGCGATGATCGGCAAGTGGCACCTGGGAGATCGTCCCGAGTTCAACCCGCTTCGGCACGGCTTCGACGAGTTCTTTGGCGTCCCCTACTCGCACGATTTCCGGCCGCCTTTCGTGGCCGACGCTCCCCCGGAGGGGGTTCCGCTCCTGCGGGGGTACGACATCGTCGAGCGGCCGGTCGATTTCCCGAACATGACGCAGCGATTCACCGCCGAGGCGATCCGCTTCATCCGCGAATCGGGCGGGCGCCCGTTCTTCCTCTATTTCGCCCACCCCATGCCTCACCTTCCGGTGGAGCCGTCGGAGGATTTCCGGGGGAGATCTAGGGCCGGGCGGTACGGGGACGTGGTGGAAGAGATCGACTGGAGCGTGGGTGAGATACTGCGGACGCTGAAAGAGCTCGGCATCGAGCAGCGGACCATCGTCGTCTACACGAGCGACAACGGGCCGTGGCAGAACCAGCCCCCACGCATGCTGCAGGACGGCCAGCGTCCCTGGGACGTCGGCTCGGCCGGACCTCTGCGGGGTGCGAAAGGCTCCACCTGGGAGGGTGGTGTGCGTGTGCCGGGGATCGTGTGGTGGCCGGGGACCATCCCGGCGGGACAGGTCTCCGCCGACATCGTCACCAACATGGACCTCTTTCCCACCCTCCTCCGCCTGGCGGGGGGAGAGCTGCCGGAGGGCCACCGCCTGGACGGAGTGGATATCCTGCCAGTGCTCGAGGGGCAGGGGCCCTCGCCACGGCAGGAGCTCTTCTACTTCCTGGGACCCGAGCTCCAGGCGGTTCGCGTGGGTCGCTGGAAGCTGCGCGTGGTTCCGCCGGCGTCCCAGGCCGGGCAGGTTTCGGCAGCCCCGCAGCAGACTTCCGCCGTGCCGGAGCTCTACGACCTCGAAGTCGACCCGTCCGAGCGCTACAACATGGCCGCTGAGCACCCGGATATCGTGAGCCGTCTCATGCGGCGGATGGAAGAGTTTGGGAAAGAAGTCGGAAGCTAG
- a CDS encoding permease prefix domain 1-containing protein, whose product MATSHAADPLESQIEQWRNYLRHRRAIHPMDVEELEDHLRGEIAGLMDAGLTPDEAFLVAVKRMGAQDAIANEFAREHSERLWKQLVVAPEDEEGSADDARLEMAVVSGLTAAAALSIKVPELFGVMLTQNQYFYARNVSLFVLPLLTGYFVWKRRIEMRTWRWLALAFIAAAVVANVYPFHAQRDTEELLAIHLPIALWVMVGLAYTGGRWRDLNARMDFVRFSGELFIYYSLIALGGGVLVAFTLGMFQAIGIDAEWVAERWLIPCGALGAVIVGSWLVEAKQSVIENMAPVLTRLFTPLFTATLLVFLGTMAITGRGINIEREVLIAFDLLLVLVLGLLLYSVSARDPQAPRDLFDYLITILLVSALIADGVALAAIAARITEFGSTPNRLAALGMNVVLLVNLAWSAWLYLGFLRGSKPFARIERWQTAYLPVYGAWAAVVVVIFPLLFGFQ is encoded by the coding sequence ATGGCCACATCGCACGCGGCCGATCCCCTCGAATCACAGATCGAGCAGTGGAGGAACTACCTCCGCCATCGGCGCGCGATCCATCCGATGGACGTCGAGGAGTTGGAGGATCACCTGCGCGGTGAGATCGCGGGTCTGATGGACGCCGGTCTGACGCCGGACGAGGCTTTCCTGGTGGCGGTCAAGCGCATGGGAGCGCAGGACGCCATCGCCAACGAATTCGCGCGCGAGCACTCGGAGCGGCTGTGGAAGCAGCTCGTCGTCGCGCCCGAGGACGAGGAAGGCAGCGCGGACGACGCCCGGCTCGAGATGGCAGTGGTGTCCGGCCTGACGGCGGCCGCCGCCCTCTCGATCAAGGTGCCAGAGCTGTTCGGGGTGATGCTCACCCAGAATCAGTATTTCTACGCTCGCAACGTCAGCCTCTTCGTGTTGCCGCTGCTCACCGGCTATTTCGTCTGGAAGCGTCGGATCGAGATGAGGACCTGGCGGTGGCTGGCGCTCGCATTCATTGCCGCTGCCGTGGTGGCGAACGTCTACCCCTTCCACGCCCAGCGTGACACGGAGGAGCTACTGGCGATCCACCTGCCGATCGCCCTCTGGGTGATGGTGGGCCTCGCCTACACGGGAGGGCGCTGGCGCGACCTGAACGCCCGTATGGACTTCGTGCGCTTCTCTGGCGAGCTGTTCATCTACTACTCGCTGATCGCACTGGGGGGCGGCGTCCTGGTCGCCTTCACGCTGGGGATGTTCCAGGCCATCGGCATCGACGCCGAGTGGGTGGCGGAACGCTGGCTGATACCCTGCGGCGCGCTGGGGGCCGTGATCGTCGGCTCCTGGCTGGTCGAGGCCAAGCAGAGCGTCATCGAGAACATGGCGCCGGTGTTGACGCGGCTCTTCACCCCGCTTTTCACCGCTACGCTGCTCGTCTTCCTCGGCACCATGGCGATCACCGGGCGCGGCATCAACATCGAGCGCGAGGTCCTGATCGCCTTCGACCTGCTGCTGGTCCTGGTGCTCGGTCTGCTGCTCTACTCGGTCTCAGCGCGCGATCCGCAGGCGCCGCGCGATCTGTTCGATTACCTGATCACCATCCTGCTGGTCAGCGCGCTCATCGCCGACGGCGTCGCCCTGGCGGCGATTGCCGCGCGCATCACCGAGTTCGGCTCCACGCCCAACCGGCTGGCCGCGCTGGGGATGAACGTGGTGCTGCTGGTCAACCTCGCATGGTCCGCCTGGCTGTACCTGGGATTCCTGCGAGGCAGCAAGCCGTTCGCGCGGATCGAGCGCTGGCAGACCGCCTACCTCCCGGTGTATGGAGCGTGGGCAGCGGTGGTGGTGGTGATCTTCCCGCTGCTCTTCGGATTTCAGTGA
- a CDS encoding helix-turn-helix transcriptional regulator yields the protein MEIGKDLVAASATPLILAILAEGDSYGYAILKRVSDLSGGRLQWTDGMLYPVLHRLEKQGHIHGRWGKSENGRRRKYYRITQQGLAELKQQREQWQTVDAALRNIWLSAALPGGWTPAPTPAEG from the coding sequence ATGGAAATCGGCAAGGACCTGGTCGCCGCCTCCGCCACCCCGCTCATCCTCGCCATTCTGGCCGAGGGTGATTCGTACGGGTACGCAATTCTAAAGCGGGTCAGCGACCTGTCGGGTGGGCGCCTGCAGTGGACGGACGGCATGCTCTATCCGGTGCTCCACCGGCTGGAGAAGCAGGGGCACATCCACGGTCGCTGGGGCAAGTCGGAGAACGGCCGCCGGCGCAAGTATTACCGCATCACCCAGCAAGGCCTCGCGGAGCTGAAGCAGCAACGCGAGCAGTGGCAGACCGTAGACGCCGCCCTGCGCAACATCTGGCTTTCGGCGGCACTCCCGGGCGGGTGGACGCCCGCCCCTACTCCCGCGGAAGGTTGA
- a CDS encoding pyridoxal phosphate-dependent aminotransferase, protein MKTVLKSTKLANVLYDIRGPIMEAAKRMEEEGHQLIKLNIGNLAPFGFEAPEEIQRDMIRNLPNSSGYSDSKGIFPARKAVMHYTQELGIRGVTIDDIYLGNGASELIHMATSALLNTGDELLIPTPDYPLWTACTQLAGGTPVHYLCDEASGWMPDLDDIRRKITPATKGIVVINPNNPTGAVYSEEVLREIVSIAREYGLVIMADEVYDKVLYDDARHVAIASLSEDLLTLTFNSLSKSYRSCGYRAGWMVVSGNREVAADYIEGLTMLSNMRLCANVPGQWAILTALGGYQSIRDLVAPGGRLRRQRDLAYELITEIPGVTCVKPQAALYMFPRLDPEVYPIDDDRQFLLELLQQTRVMLVQGTGFNWPRPDHFRIVFLPHEDDLREAIGRIADFLAQYRRRHGT, encoded by the coding sequence TTGAAGACCGTCTTAAAGTCCACCAAGCTCGCCAACGTCCTCTACGATATCCGTGGCCCCATCATGGAGGCCGCGAAGCGGATGGAGGAGGAGGGCCACCAGCTCATCAAGCTGAACATCGGCAACCTGGCGCCGTTCGGGTTCGAGGCCCCGGAGGAGATCCAGCGGGACATGATCCGCAACCTGCCGAACTCCTCCGGCTACTCGGACAGCAAGGGGATCTTCCCTGCGCGCAAAGCCGTCATGCACTACACCCAGGAGCTGGGCATCCGGGGGGTGACCATCGACGACATCTACCTGGGGAATGGCGCCAGCGAGCTGATCCACATGGCCACCAGCGCGCTGCTGAACACGGGCGACGAGCTGCTCATCCCCACGCCGGACTATCCGCTCTGGACCGCATGTACGCAGCTCGCCGGCGGCACGCCGGTCCACTATCTCTGCGATGAGGCGAGCGGCTGGATGCCCGACCTCGACGACATCCGCCGCAAGATCACGCCGGCCACCAAGGGGATCGTCGTCATCAACCCGAACAATCCCACGGGTGCCGTCTACTCGGAGGAGGTGCTCCGCGAGATCGTCTCGATCGCCCGGGAGTATGGCCTGGTGATCATGGCGGATGAGGTCTACGACAAGGTGTTGTACGACGACGCCAGGCACGTCGCGATCGCCAGCCTGTCGGAGGATCTGTTGACGCTGACCTTCAACTCGCTCTCCAAGAGCTATCGGTCCTGTGGCTATCGGGCGGGTTGGATGGTGGTTTCGGGGAATCGCGAGGTGGCGGCGGACTACATCGAGGGGCTGACGATGCTCTCGAACATGCGGCTGTGCGCGAACGTCCCCGGCCAGTGGGCGATCCTGACGGCGCTGGGCGGCTACCAGAGCATTCGCGACCTGGTCGCCCCAGGCGGCCGACTGCGCCGCCAGCGCGACCTGGCCTATGAGCTGATCACCGAGATTCCCGGTGTCACCTGCGTGAAGCCGCAGGCGGCGCTGTACATGTTCCCCCGCCTCGATCCGGAAGTCTACCCGATCGATGACGACCGTCAGTTCCTGCTCGAGCTGTTGCAACAGACCCGCGTGATGCTGGTGCAGGGAACCGGCTTCAACTGGCCGAGGCCGGATCATTTCCGCATCGTATTTCTCCCCCACGAGGACGATCTGCGCGAGGCCATCGGGCGCATCGCCGACTTCCTCGCACAGTACCGAAGACGGCACGGTACGTGA
- a CDS encoding rhodanese-like domain-containing protein → MILKRLYDEKLSQVSYLIGCAESGEALVVDPNRDADAYVREAEGEGLEITHVAETHIHADFVSGSRELVARTDARLYLSDEGGEDWRYAFAREAGAVLLRDGDSFRVGSIQIDALHTPGHTPEHLSFLVTDRATADRPMAVLTGDFVFVGDVGRPDLLERAVRVAGTMEAGARTLFRSLQAFKELPDYLQIWPGHGAGSACGKGIAAVPHSTVGYERLFNWGFAIEDEDEFVKAVLSGQPEPPRYFAEMKRINRDGPPLLGGLLRPQRLAETRLQEVLDRGELVVDTRSAAEFAQGHIPETINIPLDRGFTTWAGWFIPYDRDYYLIVDDSCAHCVDEVGRDLTLIGLDRMAGYFGPEVLAGWIRKGGKLGMVPQITPDELAGRLRAGEVNVLDVRGAAEWEAGHLPGVENLFVGHLEDRLDEVPRDKPLVVHCQTGARSSIAASLLRAHGFDNVINLKGGYARWQAEGLPTEKPKGAEGAKREF, encoded by the coding sequence ATGATCCTCAAGCGCCTGTACGACGAGAAGCTCTCCCAGGTCAGCTACCTGATCGGCTGCGCCGAAAGCGGAGAAGCCCTGGTGGTCGATCCCAATCGCGACGCGGATGCCTACGTCCGCGAGGCCGAGGGGGAAGGGCTCGAGATCACGCACGTCGCCGAGACCCACATTCACGCCGACTTCGTTTCCGGCTCGCGCGAGCTCGTGGCGCGGACGGATGCCCGGCTGTACCTGTCCGACGAGGGTGGCGAGGACTGGAGGTATGCTTTCGCGCGGGAAGCCGGGGCGGTTCTGCTGCGGGACGGCGATTCGTTCCGGGTCGGCAGCATCCAGATCGACGCCCTCCACACGCCGGGGCACACCCCTGAGCACCTCTCTTTCCTGGTCACCGATCGCGCCACGGCAGACCGGCCGATGGCGGTGCTGACCGGGGATTTCGTCTTCGTGGGCGACGTCGGGAGGCCCGATCTGCTGGAGCGAGCGGTGAGAGTCGCGGGGACGATGGAAGCGGGGGCCCGGACGCTCTTCCGCAGCCTCCAGGCGTTCAAGGAGCTGCCCGACTATCTGCAGATCTGGCCCGGGCACGGAGCGGGGAGCGCCTGCGGGAAGGGGATTGCCGCCGTCCCTCACAGCACGGTCGGGTACGAGCGTCTGTTCAACTGGGGGTTCGCGATCGAGGACGAGGACGAGTTTGTGAAGGCGGTGCTGAGCGGTCAGCCCGAGCCGCCGCGCTACTTCGCCGAGATGAAGCGGATCAACCGGGACGGCCCTCCGTTGCTGGGGGGACTGCTCCGCCCGCAGCGGCTGGCGGAGACCCGTCTGCAGGAGGTGCTGGATCGGGGCGAGCTGGTGGTCGACACCCGCAGCGCGGCCGAGTTCGCCCAGGGCCACATCCCCGAAACGATCAACATCCCGCTGGACCGCGGCTTCACCACCTGGGCGGGCTGGTTCATCCCCTACGACCGCGACTACTACCTGATCGTGGACGACTCCTGCGCGCACTGCGTGGATGAGGTGGGGCGGGATCTCACCCTGATCGGGCTCGACCGGATGGCGGGCTACTTCGGGCCCGAGGTGCTGGCGGGGTGGATCCGAAAGGGCGGAAAGCTCGGGATGGTGCCACAGATCACGCCGGACGAGCTCGCCGGCCGCCTCCGCGCCGGAGAGGTGAACGTGCTCGACGTGCGCGGAGCGGCCGAGTGGGAGGCCGGTCACCTGCCTGGCGTGGAGAACCTCTTCGTCGGCCACCTCGAGGACCGGCTCGACGAAGTCCCGCGGGATAAGCCACTGGTCGTGCATTGCCAGACCGGCGCCCGCTCCTCGATCGCGGCGAGCCTGCTGCGCGCCCACGGCTTCGACAACGTGATCAACCTCAAGGGCGGATACGCGCGGTGGCAGGCGGAGGGGCTACCCACGGAGAAGCCGAAGGGGGCGGAGGGGGCGAAGAGGGAATTTTGA
- a CDS encoding TonB-dependent receptor plug domain-containing protein, giving the protein MRTRPSATLLTFVIALTLTPALANCHGSGAGSRRAASADPVSVGYGTQRRGAVTGSVFSLSAEEIDRVRGQDMARLLEGRIPGLLVYRQGGNVMLSIRGGGPPHVVIDGAPASVADLLSLPPETVHRIDVRKDGGAAVYGWRSADGVIEVTMRRGAHRD; this is encoded by the coding sequence ATGCGCACCCGACCTTCCGCCACCCTGCTCACCTTCGTCATCGCCCTGACCCTCACCCCCGCCCTGGCGAACTGCCACGGTAGCGGCGCGGGCTCACGGCGGGCCGCCTCCGCGGACCCCGTGAGCGTCGGCTACGGCACCCAGCGCCGGGGCGCGGTGACCGGGTCCGTCTTCTCGCTCTCGGCCGAGGAGATCGACCGGGTGCGCGGTCAGGACATGGCACGCCTGCTCGAGGGCCGCATCCCGGGCCTCCTCGTCTACCGTCAGGGTGGTAACGTGATGCTCAGCATCCGTGGCGGCGGCCCGCCGCACGTGGTGATCGACGGCGCGCCCGCCTCGGTCGCCGACCTCCTCTCTCTCCCCCCGGAGACGGTTCACCGTATCGACGTCCGCAAGGACGGCGGCGCCGCAGTCTACGGCTGGCGGAGCGCGGACGGCGTCATCGAGGTCACTATGCGCCGCGGCGCCCACCGAGACTGA
- a CDS encoding LacI family DNA-binding transcriptional regulator, which yields MKPKRATIQDVAREAGVSKATVSAAMNNTGTIAAATRNRVLEVAARLNYRPAAVKRNQGAAPKPTIGMLIREINNPYHVEVAAGASRWLEKNGYGFVVTASGGHYDTERIRVEMLCERELDGIIINPVLHEGADLSYLYELRRRNFPFVLLSGIYGVRASLVDVDNVQASWRAVSYLIRHGHTRIVHLAGPSFAMHSQERIEGVRRAFSESHLVFRNDIIVRAGHHLEDGYRAGKELFTKRPRAEWPTAVTCYNDLVALGLYRALSELGLSVPEDVSIIGYGDLPVLEYLPVPLTTVHVPKLKMGETAARLLVRLIESDLAEAPERVNLETELVVRKSTRSLLPPEAEEEPKQELGPADEPAAAAPRRVRARKRSA from the coding sequence ATGAAGCCGAAGCGGGCCACCATCCAGGATGTAGCACGGGAGGCGGGCGTCTCGAAAGCGACCGTGTCGGCGGCGATGAACAACACCGGTACTATCGCTGCCGCCACGCGGAATCGTGTGCTGGAGGTGGCTGCGCGGCTCAACTACCGCCCGGCGGCGGTCAAGCGCAACCAGGGCGCGGCGCCCAAGCCGACCATCGGGATGCTGATCCGCGAGATCAACAATCCCTACCACGTCGAGGTCGCGGCTGGCGCGAGCCGCTGGCTCGAGAAGAACGGCTACGGCTTCGTGGTCACCGCCTCGGGCGGCCACTACGACACCGAGCGCATCCGGGTGGAGATGCTCTGCGAGCGCGAGCTCGACGGCATCATCATCAACCCCGTGCTGCACGAAGGCGCCGACCTCTCGTACCTGTACGAGCTGCGTCGGCGGAACTTTCCTTTTGTGTTGCTCTCCGGGATCTACGGCGTGCGCGCGAGCCTGGTGGATGTGGACAACGTGCAGGCCTCCTGGCGGGCGGTCTCATACCTCATCCGCCACGGCCACACGCGCATCGTGCACCTGGCAGGGCCCTCCTTCGCGATGCACAGCCAGGAGCGCATCGAGGGCGTGCGCCGCGCCTTCAGCGAATCACATCTCGTCTTCCGCAACGACATCATCGTGCGCGCCGGGCATCACCTGGAGGATGGCTATCGCGCGGGAAAGGAGCTGTTCACGAAAAGGCCGCGGGCCGAGTGGCCCACGGCCGTCACCTGTTACAACGATCTGGTAGCTCTGGGCCTCTATAGGGCCCTCTCGGAGCTGGGCCTGTCGGTACCGGAGGATGTCTCCATCATCGGCTACGGCGACCTGCCGGTCCTCGAATACCTCCCGGTGCCGCTCACGACGGTGCATGTGCCCAAGCTGAAGATGGGTGAGACCGCGGCGCGACTGCTGGTGCGGCTCATCGAGTCGGACCTCGCGGAGGCGCCCGAACGGGTCAACCTCGAGACGGAGCTCGTGGTCCGTAAGTCGACCCGCTCGCTCTTGCCCCCGGAAGCGGAGGAGGAGCCGAAGCAGGAGCTCGGCCCGGCCGACGAGCCAGCAGCAGCTGCGCCCAGGCGGGTACGCGCGCGGAAGCGCAGCGCCTAG